One Bacillus spongiae DNA window includes the following coding sequences:
- the pheS gene encoding phenylalanine--tRNA ligase subunit alpha — protein sequence MESRLKELQLEALKKIDEAIDLKQLNEVRVAYLGKKGPITEVLRGMGKLSAEERPKMGALANEVRGEIGQSLEKKQSKLERDAVEKQLASETIDVTLPGSPVKEGNHHPLTRVIEEIEDLFIGMGYQVAEGPEVEKDYYNFEALNLPKGHPARDMQDSFYITEEILLRTHTSPVQARTMEKHAGEGPVKIICPGKVYRRDSDDATHSHQFMQIEGLVIDENISMSDLKGTLQVFAKKIFGEEREIRLRPSFFPFTEPSVEMDISCKMCDGKGCSVCKRTGWIEILGAGMVHPNVLEMAGFDSKKYSGFAFGMGPERIAMLKYGVDDIRHFYTNDIRFLKQFHEHE from the coding sequence ATGGAGTCAAGATTAAAGGAACTTCAATTAGAAGCTCTTAAGAAAATAGACGAAGCAATTGATTTAAAGCAATTAAATGAAGTCCGCGTAGCCTACTTAGGAAAAAAAGGACCAATTACAGAAGTATTACGTGGAATGGGAAAGTTGTCAGCAGAAGAACGTCCTAAAATGGGTGCGTTGGCAAACGAAGTGCGAGGTGAAATCGGACAGTCCCTTGAGAAAAAACAAAGTAAGCTTGAGCGGGATGCGGTTGAAAAGCAGTTAGCTTCTGAAACCATCGATGTGACGCTACCAGGGAGTCCTGTAAAGGAAGGGAATCACCATCCGTTAACAAGAGTAATCGAAGAGATTGAAGATCTATTTATCGGTATGGGCTACCAAGTTGCTGAAGGTCCAGAAGTGGAAAAGGACTATTATAACTTTGAGGCTTTGAATTTACCAAAAGGTCACCCAGCACGTGATATGCAGGATTCGTTTTATATAACGGAAGAAATTTTATTGCGTACTCATACTTCTCCTGTTCAGGCAAGAACAATGGAGAAACATGCAGGAGAAGGGCCTGTAAAAATCATTTGTCCAGGAAAAGTGTACCGTCGTGATTCTGATGATGCGACACATTCTCATCAATTTATGCAAATAGAAGGATTAGTGATTGATGAAAATATTTCGATGAGTGACTTAAAGGGAACTTTACAAGTATTTGCTAAAAAGATCTTCGGTGAAGAGCGTGAAATTCGTTTACGTCCAAGCTTTTTCCCATTTACAGAGCCTTCTGTTGAGATGGATATTTCTTGTAAAATGTGTGATGGAAAAGGCTGCTCAGTATGTAAAAGAACGGGTTGGATTGAGATTTTAGGAGCGGGCATGGTGCATCCTAATGTATTGGAAATGGCAGGTTTCGATTCAAAGAAATATTCAGGTTTTGCGTTTGGAATGGGTCCTGAGCGTATTGCGATGCTAAAATATGGTGTCGATGATATTCGTCATTTCTATACAAATGATATTCGTTTCTTAAAACAGTTTCATGAGCATGAGTAA
- the pheT gene encoding phenylalanine--tRNA ligase subunit beta — protein MFVSYKWLQEYVDLSGVTPEELAEKITRSGIEVEGVERKSEGVSGVVIGYVMEREQHPNADKLSKCLVDIGAEEPVQIICGAPNVAQGQKVPVATVGAVLPGNFKIKKAKLRGEASHGMICSLKELGIDSKLVSKDYSEGIFVFPTDVEVGTNALEALDLDDAILELGLTPNRSDCLSMLGVAYEVAAILGRDVQLPKIEVASTSEKTEDYISINVEAKEDNPLYVAKVMKNVKVAPSPLWLQNRLMTAGIRPHNNVVDITNFVLLEYGQPLHAFDYDQFGSQEIVVRKARSGEELVTLDDAKRTLTDSHLVITNGSEPVALAGVMGGADSEVTEDTTTVLLESAYFAPQTVRQASKDHGLRSEASTRFEKGVDPNRVVLAADRAAELLVQFAGAEMLEGDVVANTLTIEPSTVRITLDKINASLGTSITVEEVINIFERLQFQVNVTGTTFEVIAPTRRGDISIEADLVEEVARLYGYDRIPLTLPAGESQPGGLSPYQLKRRISRKTLEGAGLNQAITYSLTNDVKATQYALVKRDPVKLIMPMSEERSNLRLSIVPQLLESVSYNVARQNDSIAFYEIGSVFLKEEGQELPYEIEHIAGALTGLWMHHPWQGEKKAVDFFVAKGILEELFAKLGVSKNIQYKPVQLDGMHPGRTAEILLKDEVLGFVGQIHPEVQKELDLKETYVFELNAGTLFGEEKLPLQYNSIPRFPSITRDIALVVNSSVLAGDIERTIEEAGGSLLKEVAVFDLYEGEHMEEGKKSVAFSLKYFDPNRTLTDEEVVKAHDKVLAAVKEKVGAELRG, from the coding sequence ATGTTTGTTTCATATAAATGGTTACAAGAGTACGTAGATTTATCTGGAGTGACTCCTGAAGAGCTTGCGGAGAAAATTACTCGCAGTGGTATTGAGGTAGAAGGAGTAGAACGTAAAAGCGAAGGCGTTAGTGGAGTGGTTATCGGATATGTTATGGAACGAGAACAACATCCTAATGCAGATAAATTAAGCAAATGTTTAGTTGATATTGGGGCAGAAGAGCCTGTTCAGATTATTTGTGGAGCGCCGAATGTTGCACAAGGACAAAAGGTACCAGTTGCAACAGTAGGTGCAGTATTACCAGGTAACTTCAAAATCAAAAAAGCAAAACTACGCGGCGAAGCTTCCCACGGCATGATTTGTTCCCTGAAGGAGCTAGGGATTGATAGTAAGCTTGTGTCTAAAGATTATAGTGAAGGGATTTTCGTCTTCCCGACGGACGTTGAAGTAGGAACAAATGCTTTAGAAGCACTTGATTTAGATGATGCTATTTTAGAATTGGGCTTAACGCCAAACCGTTCGGATTGCTTAAGTATGTTAGGGGTAGCATATGAAGTTGCGGCAATATTGGGAAGAGATGTTCAACTACCGAAAATTGAAGTGGCTTCAACTTCAGAAAAAACGGAAGACTATATATCCATTAACGTTGAAGCAAAGGAAGACAATCCATTATATGTAGCGAAAGTGATGAAGAATGTAAAAGTTGCGCCATCTCCACTTTGGCTACAAAACCGTTTAATGACTGCAGGTATTCGTCCTCATAATAATGTAGTGGATATTACGAATTTCGTACTTTTAGAATACGGCCAGCCTTTACATGCTTTTGACTATGATCAATTTGGAAGTCAAGAAATTGTCGTGCGTAAGGCACGTAGTGGAGAAGAATTGGTCACTCTAGATGATGCCAAACGCACTCTTACTGATTCTCATCTTGTCATTACAAATGGGTCAGAGCCTGTAGCATTAGCCGGTGTTATGGGGGGAGCGGATTCGGAAGTAACGGAAGATACGACTACGGTTTTATTAGAATCTGCTTACTTTGCACCACAAACGGTTCGACAAGCTTCTAAGGATCATGGATTAAGAAGTGAAGCTAGTACACGTTTTGAAAAAGGGGTTGACCCTAATCGGGTTGTACTTGCTGCAGATAGAGCAGCTGAGCTTCTTGTTCAATTTGCAGGTGCAGAAATGTTAGAGGGGGACGTTGTCGCTAATACATTAACGATAGAGCCCTCCACTGTTCGTATTACGCTAGATAAAATTAATGCTTCACTAGGAACAAGTATTACAGTTGAAGAAGTAATCAACATTTTTGAACGACTTCAATTCCAAGTAAATGTAACGGGAACTACGTTCGAAGTGATTGCGCCAACGCGTAGAGGTGACATTTCTATTGAGGCTGATTTAGTTGAGGAAGTTGCACGTTTGTACGGTTATGATCGTATTCCATTGACCTTACCTGCTGGAGAAAGCCAGCCTGGTGGCTTATCCCCTTATCAATTGAAGCGTCGCATTTCAAGAAAGACTCTTGAAGGAGCAGGGCTTAATCAGGCGATTACGTATTCTTTAACTAATGATGTGAAGGCTACTCAATACGCATTAGTTAAACGTGACCCAGTAAAATTAATTATGCCAATGAGTGAAGAACGTAGTAATCTTCGGTTGAGCATTGTTCCACAGCTGTTAGAATCTGTTTCGTATAATGTGGCGCGACAAAATGATTCAATCGCTTTTTATGAGATTGGCTCAGTATTTTTAAAAGAAGAAGGGCAAGAGTTACCTTATGAAATCGAGCATATTGCCGGGGCACTAACAGGTTTATGGATGCATCACCCTTGGCAAGGAGAGAAAAAGGCAGTTGATTTCTTCGTAGCAAAAGGGATTTTAGAAGAGCTGTTTGCAAAGCTAGGTGTAAGTAAGAACATTCAGTATAAGCCGGTACAATTAGATGGAATGCACCCTGGTCGTACGGCAGAGATTCTTTTAAAGGATGAAGTACTTGGATTTGTAGGTCAAATTCACCCTGAAGTACAAAAAGAATTGGATTTAAAAGAAACATATGTATTCGAATTAAACGCAGGTACGCTGTTCGGTGAAGAAAAATTACCACTTCAATATAATAGCATTCCACGCTTTCCATCTATCACACGTGACATTGCGCTAGTAGTAAACTCGAGCGTATTGGCAGGAGATATCGAGCGTACTATTGAAGAAGCTGGTGGCTCTTTATTGAAAGAAGTAGCAGTGTTTGACCTTTACGAAGGGGAGCATATGGAAGAAGGGAAAAAATCGGTTGCCTTCTCACTTAAATATTTTGATCCAAACCGCACGCTAACGGATGAAGAAGTCGTTAAAGCACATGATAAAGTATTAGCAGCTGTAAAAGAAAAAGTCGGTGCGGAACTTAGAGGATAA
- a CDS encoding AraC family ligand binding domain-containing protein, with protein MEFIVNIDQLDKKTKHVEKVLTFNGNKVLNLQLARGESIPVHDAPEHVMVIVRKGKVLFHVGEEQVELMSENFIYLKPLEKHSLHALEDAHILVVQIKE; from the coding sequence ATGGAATTCATCGTTAATATCGATCAATTAGATAAAAAGACAAAGCATGTGGAGAAAGTATTAACGTTTAATGGAAACAAAGTATTGAATCTTCAGCTAGCTAGAGGCGAAAGCATACCCGTTCATGATGCACCAGAACATGTAATGGTGATTGTTAGAAAAGGGAAGGTTCTTTTCCATGTAGGTGAAGAACAGGTCGAACTAATGAGTGAAAACTTTATTTATTTAAAACCGTTAGAAAAACATAGTTTACACGCGCTTGAAGATGCTCACATCTTAGTCGTACAAATTAAAGAGTAG